attttatatccaaTGATGACCTATTGGAAATTCTTGGAAATTCAAAAAAGCCACAATTGATACAAGTACACttgaaaaaattgtttgataaCGTAAACAAGATAAGAATTGATAAGGTAATTTACACTACATACAACCTACcgttattattaactagctgtttacccgcgacttcgtccgcTTAAACGCCCTAGGGAACAGTTTTTCTTCGTATTGtcttatatttgtattgtagattgttaaaaaaacatatttctgtcagattttataaatatgtaatggcAATATTCGAATCTATTTTTGTCAATGACAGATAGACATTGACATGACATGAGCTccaaaacaaaacaactgactgaatacaaaatataaaaccgcTGCGTGCGAGCGAATTggatatttctttttgtttttatttgaatgtaaaTAGTGTCTGTGTGCACTTAAGAATttagcaaattttatttttgttgcaattAAATTGTACAAATTATATCTATCGGTGTGACTTAATTGCAAGTATAAACATGAACGAAGAGGAGCTTGCTAATTGTCAGTTCGTGCCATTCAGTACTATGGTAAGTTTCGTTGTTTCTGCTGTTTTCTAAGtcaatatttaatcaatattgtTATTGCTATACAGTCTATATagtcaaattattataggttAGACAACTGAAactcattaaatttaatttacaggAAAAAGTAATGACAATTCTAGACAAACCTTATAAGGAGCAAGATTATCGTTTCTGCAAAAGAGATTTATACAAAGTACAATCTGAAAAGGTTAATCCGGGAATGGGGAAAGGTACTTCTGAATTGAAGTGTAGGTACCAGTTGGCTTTGTCTCGTGCTATTTACTCACACGATTGGGATAAACTTTTGTACTTGCTGAAGAAGTCGCCTATATTTCATCATTTCTCGCACACATCAAGATATGTTTTGGATCGACTGAATGTTTATATTAGGGTAAGTATGTTACAAggatttcaaatttatatcttGATCttgaaaaaactgaaaaaaaccTTCTACCTTCCATActcatattcaaataatatatccttataactttatatatcaataattatgttgttgtaatgtataaatatgcaaaatacacattaataatatgtcTTGTGTAGTTAAGatttctgtatatatatatttttacaataataaaacattttgctaCATAATTTTCCTTTTGCTTTCAGGCCATGATAATTCTCTTCATGTTCCACCCTGAGGCCAAGAGCAAGCAACTGCTCCATGAGTACCTCCACATGGTGTGCACCTGCCGTACAGAACAGGAGAAGCGGGCTTTGATGCGAGTCATACTGACTCTGCCTGAGAAACTTCACTTTATGAGAGCTCCTCCACTCAGGAAATTGAATAATGATTATGATTGAACCATTTGATCTTTTACTCAGCccatatttctaaaataatatgagaGACAGTTAAACAGCACGAAGGAAGTCATTGGATGTGGTGCCACAGTTGATGACAACAACTATGCAAATGATTAGCACATATTGGTTGAGACTTCTGTCATGTCCAGACCAGTCTAGTACATACTAAGTTATTACATGTAAAAATCTTCTGCTGGATAAAAAATTGttcctaataaatttataagtatgttttatgtGTCTCATTATTGGTTACCTGTTAGTATTGTAATCCTTTTGAAGTCGAAATATTTTGCAAGCCAGTACGAGCGGTTGGCATGCACGATTTGTCATTATATTCTGGTCGTACATATGCGCCTCACAATG
This genomic stretch from Plodia interpunctella isolate USDA-ARS_2022_Savannah chromosome 16, ilPloInte3.2, whole genome shotgun sequence harbors:
- the LOC128676805 gene encoding uncharacterized protein LOC128676805, which encodes MNEEELANCQFVPFSTMEKVMTILDKPYKEQDYRFCKRDLYKVQSEKVNPGMGKGTSELKCRYQLALSRAIYSHDWDKLLYLLKKSPIFHHFSHTSRYVLDRLNVYIRAMIILFMFHPEAKSKQLLHEYLHMVCTCRTEQEKRALMRVILTLPEKLHFMRAPPLRKLNNDYD